A DNA window from Patescibacteria group bacterium contains the following coding sequences:
- a CDS encoding ABC transporter ATP-binding protein, whose product MDIIQLKDVWEMYRIKFILEGKASWDNFWALKGISFNVERGETLGIIGENGSGKSTILKLIAGMLKSDRGELKVSGRVSGLLELGAGFQSELTGRENIYLNASLFGLTQSQIEEKYEEIVNFASLGKFIYAPVKCYSQGMFVRLAFSIAIHMDPDILLIDDILTVGDEYFQRKCIKKIFELKEQGRTIIVVTHDMNMLRRICKRAIFLKEGRIVKDGLTDKVIRLYTQMFGVKEGVGFLERGPLNVVFNNGRFFINWQDKLLTPNSGAHTIFLTANRWYSSLQADWEVKRESENKLVAKGQFYQLALTQVWRLELTDNYELKWNIEMELQEPIEIQEGYTNIMLSNEYAQWFTPSEKGEFPSKDNNDKDWQELLNVNGFRKCIGVRTKEILDGKLPSLIFEQSGYTSKCRAQILNSDYFNNCRMLQYRALALQNYSSSCANHFVYFSGKIILNCPDINNYLEKLQDGFTLVDDELKLVFEKGKGILLYDGTNLTCAPHIGTSFYMNGRRYYSHLAHWEVKKEDKNKLIARGMWRNLPIVQIWEMEISNKSQFSWKVNMEVNAEVDIQEQRAEFICSEGYKHYFSDYGAGNLPDKFLESEIDMLQRCIPDGSIGLLSQNNRFPALSLKFSKDLNNFAKILNADFYHKARILRIEKVEPEENVRLLPGEYSCFAIEANLNKAAQVRIEDSANILRTKSLDFNFDKGKGCIYWEGTELTKGFGLYTSIRSKGRWHDSYSKAIWKTEEKSRETIKVFGKWLYLPISQHWQIRLKKDNSFEFTVKTKVDKKIEVDRLQTNLMLSEKYSGWITDKEKGFFPSFKEDIADDWDCIWSGGNNTQYIAVAAESADKKRLPSVIFFPQKQNPDWRLNIINSDVYHRGRVLQYLNPQRLTIFPGEYLYFCGRIHFTPLEKAL is encoded by the coding sequence ATGGATATAATCCAACTTAAAGATGTTTGGGAGATGTATCGGATCAAGTTTATTCTTGAGGGGAAGGCCTCCTGGGATAACTTTTGGGCGTTAAAAGGCATAAGTTTCAACGTTGAGCGGGGAGAAACGTTAGGGATAATTGGAGAAAATGGCTCAGGTAAATCTACAATTTTGAAGTTAATCGCTGGAATGCTTAAATCAGACCGCGGAGAACTTAAAGTTTCGGGAAGAGTTTCTGGACTTTTAGAATTGGGCGCGGGTTTTCAATCAGAACTTACAGGCAGAGAGAATATTTATTTAAATGCCAGTTTATTTGGCCTAACTCAGAGTCAGATTGAAGAAAAATATGAAGAGATTGTAAATTTTGCTTCTCTGGGTAAATTTATCTATGCACCGGTCAAATGTTACTCTCAAGGTATGTTCGTTCGCCTTGCCTTTTCTATCGCTATCCATATGGACCCCGATATACTACTTATCGACGATATCCTGACAGTCGGAGATGAATATTTTCAGAGAAAATGCATTAAAAAGATATTTGAATTAAAAGAACAAGGAAGGACTATTATCGTTGTTACCCACGATATGAATATGTTGAGGCGCATCTGTAAAAGAGCAATTTTCCTCAAAGAGGGCAGGATAGTCAAGGATGGCCTGACTGACAAAGTAATTCGGCTTTATACACAGATGTTTGGCGTTAAAGAAGGTGTAGGCTTTTTAGAAAGAGGACCTTTGAATGTTGTATTTAATAATGGTCGATTTTTTATAAATTGGCAAGATAAGCTTCTTACTCCTAATTCCGGAGCACATACTATTTTCCTTACCGCAAATAGATGGTATAGTTCCCTTCAGGCAGACTGGGAGGTTAAAAGAGAAAGCGAAAATAAATTAGTGGCTAAAGGCCAATTCTACCAACTGGCACTGACTCAGGTTTGGAGATTGGAACTAACTGATAATTATGAGCTAAAATGGAATATCGAAATGGAATTGCAAGAACCCATTGAAATTCAAGAAGGATACACAAATATTATGTTAAGTAATGAATACGCTCAATGGTTTACTCCTTCAGAAAAAGGCGAATTTCCATCCAAAGATAATAATGATAAAGACTGGCAAGAGTTGCTTAACGTAAATGGTTTTAGAAAATGTATCGGTGTAAGAACAAAGGAGATTCTAGATGGTAAACTTCCTTCATTAATTTTCGAGCAATCTGGCTATACATCTAAATGCCGGGCTCAAATATTAAATAGCGATTACTTTAATAATTGCAGGATGTTACAATACAGGGCCTTAGCTTTGCAGAATTACTCATCAAGTTGTGCCAATCATTTTGTTTACTTTTCGGGAAAAATAATTCTTAATTGTCCAGATATAAATAATTATTTAGAAAAATTACAGGATGGTTTTACTTTAGTTGATGATGAATTGAAATTAGTATTTGAGAAAGGCAAGGGTATACTTTTATACGATGGCACAAATTTGACTTGTGCCCCCCATATAGGTACTTCATTTTATATGAATGGAAGGCGCTATTACTCTCATTTAGCACATTGGGAAGTTAAAAAGGAAGATAAGAATAAACTAATTGCCAGAGGTATGTGGCGCAATCTTCCCATTGTGCAGATTTGGGAAATGGAAATAAGTAATAAGTCTCAGTTTTCATGGAAGGTTAATATGGAAGTTAATGCTGAAGTGGATATCCAGGAGCAACGGGCTGAGTTTATATGCTCCGAAGGTTATAAACATTATTTTAGTGACTATGGAGCAGGAAATCTTCCAGATAAGTTTTTAGAAAGTGAGATAGATATGTTGCAAAGATGTATTCCTGATGGTTCAATTGGACTTCTCAGTCAAAATAATCGGTTTCCCGCTCTATCTTTAAAGTTCTCTAAAGATTTAAATAACTTTGCCAAAATTCTCAACGCAGATTTTTATCATAAAGCAAGGATATTACGGATAGAGAAGGTTGAACCAGAAGAGAATGTAAGGCTTTTACCGGGAGAATACTCTTGCTTTGCAATTGAAGCCAATTTGAATAAAGCCGCTCAGGTACGTATAGAAGATTCGGCAAATATACTTCGAACTAAAAGTTTAGATTTTAACTTTGATAAAGGCAAAGGCTGCATTTACTGGGAAGGAACAGAGCTGACGAAGGGTTTTGGCCTATATACATCTATTCGCTCAAAGGGACGTTGGCACGACTCTTACTCAAAAGCTATATGGAAGACTGAAGAGAAAAGTAGAGAGACAATTAAGGTCTTTGGAAAGTGGTTATATCTACCCATAAGTCAACACTGGCAAATTAGATTAAAAAAAGACAATTCCTTTGAATTCACTGTTAAAACGAAAGTAGATAAGAAAATAGAGGTTGATCGTTTGCAGACAAACCTTATGCTTTCTGAAAAGTACTCCGGGTGGATAACAGATAAAGAAAAAGGCTTTTTCCCTTCCTTTAAAGAAGATATTGCCGATGATTGGGATTGTATATGGTCCGGAGGCAACAATACCCA